In the genome of Anabaena cylindrica PCC 7122, the window GCAACCTTAAGCCCATCAGACCAAATAAAGCCAAGCTGCAAATTGTTAATTCTGGGAAGCTTACAGCAAATCGGGGTGATGGAGATGGCATAATTGCAAATAATGCCGAAAGTCCTAGCAATACCCACTCTAAATAAAGCAGAAAACGAAAAGGATGATTATGAATTTGAATAGAACGAGTCATAATTAATTTGGAATTTATAATTGTTTCTAAGTCACACAAAGGGGATAAGTAGCGTATTGCAATAAGTAGGTCGGCAGAATAAAACCAAACTGTGTAAAGAAAAGTAAACAAGGCTAAAATCCTTTTTCCCCCTGCTCCCTGCTCCCTGCCCCCTGCCTTATCCCAACGACAATTTTTAACGCCAACCTACTTATGTCCCTACACAAAAATTAAATAGGAATCCTATATTGTGTTTATATACACTTACTATAATTTCTAATTTATAGCTAGTTGCATTAATCATGGCTGAATTATGACTAAAGTCATGGGTGTAGAGGTGACTTTCTCCTCATGTGGTTACTAGGACAATCTCTTATGATGGTGACAACCCACCAGGAATACATACAAGGTAATTTATGAAACTCAAATCATTATCATTTATAGCTGCTGCTTTTGCTTTGACTTTAACTGCAACTCCCTTTGTCGCTCAAGCACAACAAACCCCCTCTTCAAATCAACCAGGTAAAGAATTTGCGGAAAAAGGCCCTTGGCAAAAGCTGGGATTAACAGATGCACAAAAAACCAGAATGCAGGAAATTCGCCGCAATGCCCGTGCAGAAATGGAAAAGGTTCTCACCACAGAACAAAAAGAACAGTTAAAAGCGGCAATGCAAGCACGCAAAGAA includes:
- a CDS encoding Spy/CpxP family protein refolding chaperone; amino-acid sequence: MKLKSLSFIAAAFALTLTATPFVAQAQQTPSSNQPGKEFAEKGPWQKLGLTDAQKTRMQEIRRNARAEMEKVLTTEQKEQLKAAMQARKEQGSQGQGRGQWKKDGFAGLNLTEAQKTRMREIKESSKQQMQAVLTPAQQEQLKQMWENRSSRRQQRNSQ